The Pochonia chlamydosporia 170 chromosome 3, whole genome shotgun sequence genome contains the following window.
CCCATACACCCCAATTCACAACGTCAACCTGGGCGTACTTGGGGTGGACGGTGCTCTTCAGGCAAGTGGCGTATCAGGCGTCAACGACTTAGATGCATTGGTTGGTGCAAATGCTCCCAAAGTGAGGCTGCATAAGGAGGTGGCCGTGTTCGTCAccaacagaaacagaaaaggGCTTTGCGAGTGGTCAAATTTACTTGAGAACTGAGATTGCTTAACCGCCTTTTCCTGGCATTACGAGCACCTGACGAAACTTGTCCACCATACAGAGACCATCGACACAGGTGCTGGGCGTGGTGATGAAGGTCATCAGCTGAGAATGATTCACTTATACATTCACAGCTAGCCACTTGCAGCTGAGCTGTCAAATTCGCCTTGTTCCCTTCCGCTCGGTCAGCACCTTTGCCCATGCTTCGGAGCTTACTCCATCgggtcgctctgggggtgACAGGCCAAGAATTTCCCGAAGCTCAGGGAGTTCTGCATGATCACCTCCGCCTTTCATTATGTTGCACCACGTTATCTGCTTCTGCGGGTGTTTGCCGCTTTCCGCGTTGTCTGAATTGTCGTTTGGGGTAGGCTGAAAGAAGAATTCGCCACCGTTTACTCTACCGTCCCCTGGGTAGTGGAACTGGTATGTCTTGAAGACTTGCGAAACTAGCTGTCCCACAGACTGCAGGAACATTGATGGAACGCTCTTCTGGATGTATGTTCCGGGGGTGGAAATCTGCGCAATATTTCGTTTGCACCCTAGAGCTTCCTGTAGTTTGTTTGTGGGATCTGTGTATATGGGATACGGCCAGCCTGTGACTTGAGCGTAAAAGTCGATCAACGCCGGGGCGCCGCAGCCTATCAAGATCATGGAAGTACTTGTGGGAAGGGCTGCGAGCTCTTCTGGTTTGATGGACTTTGCAACTTGTGCAATGTATGCTTGGCAGCCCTGCATTTTCAGTTAGCATTCCGCGTTCGACATAAGGGTAAGGTTTGTTTGATGGCTGCGCCTACAGGACAAAAAAAGTGTCGGATTAAGAAGAACATGACCTTTTGACCGGCGGTGGAACCTTGGTAAATGTCGCCGAAACGATGGCTTTTGCCGTCTCGGTCTAGAACTGGCAATTCTGCTGCTGTGTCCAACATTTGAGCATCCGGCAGAACGCTGCTCGTTGGGGTTGGTGCATCTTGATTCATCGTGTAGGTGTCTCTGAGGTAACAACCATAGCAGATAGGTAGAGTTACGGATACATAAATGAAGAATGAGTATCTCTTTATAGGGGATCAGATACTGTCTGTGACATGGGAGTGATCGACGTTTGAGGGGTGGCTTTGCCCGCCAAGCTAACTAGGGCTTACACCAACAGCGATGTTGGTAAGACGCTCGTTTATCGGATCAACAGTGGCTGTGCCTACAAGCAGGTGATGCGTTGAGAGGGTATATTGAGTCATATACATCATGTTACCCTGAGAGTGGCTGCAATGTTTTTCTCTGAGACTCCTTTGTCGTTGGCACTGGAAGATAAAGGCCTATGTTACCCATTTCTCTTCTAGTATCTTTGTGACCGAGTTCAGGTGAACTCATTCGTAATGCCTACTCTCGACCGAAATTCAACGATTACTCCATCACGTAGTAACTCGGCCTaaacctcaacaacacctCCATTTTTGATAgttcttggcttgctttTTTTTACACGGTCCCATCGGGTCTTGAGAATGTAGCAGCTCATCAAGACGACTTGAACCACATGTAATATCCTGCGATGTTTCATTGTTAGCGGAGGTGAAATGGCTAAACAGAGAGCTAACTTACATCGAAAAAACCTGGCAAACTGTTatcttcttcagcagcgGATATCCTTCGGTATCTGAGTCGATTTGACGCCAACTTAAAGCAATGAAGGGCACATTTCCGCAGAAAACAAGAACATCAAGAACTACGGAGGTTTTCACAAAGACGTCCGGTGTGTTCATGCCAGTCTGGCCCCAGATGTACAATAATATTGTGATACCGTTTGAAGATATGCCCATAATGCCCTAGGTTTATTAGGATCAACAAGCCTTAGAACACTCAATAATGCGACTTACAGCGTAAAGGAGCCAgcgaggcggaggcggagaagaaaaaggccaTTTGACGGCGGTTTCTGCGGAAAGTGCCAGGTAACAGGGGAGGGCATACCACAAAGTGTGAAAGAATCGAACCACAATGAGTAGAATCCAGGGACTTATTTTGAGTTTGGGAAGTCTACGAAGCTGAATGTAGCTATAACTGGGCGAAGAAGAATCGCCGGTAGTAGATTGGCTCCCAGTGGCGTTGGTTGTAGTGCTAGTCCCTGGGGTACCGTTGCCGGGGATAGTGTCGGGTTCGGCCGAGTAGTAAGAAGAATACTGAGGCGGGTCCTCATGTAATGATACCCGGGTGAATCCTGGTGAAGTTAGTGGAAAGATTCTGTCTATGAAGATGGACAGAGTAGTTTTAACCTTTGTGACTCGTACTCGCATGGTTGACTTCACTGGCCATTTTGTTGGGttggtctttggtcttggctaATTTATTGTGTACTGCGGCGTCCTGCGCTTGATGTCATCACTAGATATCTCAGTCTGTGAGGGTGCGGAGGAACTCGGTCTCCAAGTGAAGCATTTGCTGTGCGATGGGCAAGGCTGTCTAAATACTGCGTCGTTAAAGGAATACAACAAAGCAGTGTTTGAAGGTTGGAAGTGATTGTCAACCATTGACGAGTTTCGTAACGA
Protein-coding sequences here:
- a CDS encoding ahpC/TSA antioxidant enzyme domain-containing protein, coding for MNQDAPTPTSSVLPDAQMLDTAAELPVLDRDGKSHRFGDIYQGSTAGQKVMFFLIRHFFCPGCQAYIAQVAKSIKPEELAALPTSTSMILIGCGAPALIDFYAQVTGWPYPIYTDPTNKLQEALGCKRNIAQISTPGTYIQKSVPSMFLQSVGQLVSQVFKTYQFHYPGDGRVNGGEFFFQPTPNDNSDNAESGKHPQKQITWCNIMKGGGDHAELPELREILGLSPPERPDGVSSEAWAKVLTERKGTRRI